A genomic segment from Candidatus Brocadia sinica JPN1 encodes:
- a CDS encoding sigma-54 dependent transcriptional regulator: MKKKTIFTNILILDINPISSPEGNLGQFSKLIGNILPHKETSIQIISHFPPGPIDPSPSLIFLRSSPVESFIEVLLHVRKHWEQSLVVGLFCEGENTARGVFQCLESGLDDFISYPFKEIDLAPRILRLVQRKNETSAFPRAEVVKKMSHREHLIGQSKPFLRVIEKIPSLAWSDATVIIYGETGTGKELIARAIHYNSHRHGKPFIPVNCGALPDHLIENELFGHAKGAFTDASTAEKGLVAEAEGGTLFLDEVDALSYSAQIKLLRFLQDKEYRHLGSSKSRVANVRIIAATNSDLRYLVEAKRFREDLYYRLNVLSLTLPPLRERVSDIPLLANHFFTRYARQNRRGLRHLSEGTVQKLIHYHWPGNVRELEGVMQRAAVLCTSSILKPDDIDLLPHDERELLEDCSLREEKKGAFSPFITASDLLVTDQSLQKVKIQAVSQFERSYLTNLLITHEGNITHAAKAARKDRRTLQRLLQKYNLDARAFRTKYE; this comes from the coding sequence ATGAAGAAAAAAACGATCTTTACTAATATTTTGATTTTAGATATTAATCCAATTTCTTCTCCGGAAGGAAATCTTGGGCAATTTTCAAAACTCATTGGGAATATCCTTCCTCACAAAGAAACTTCTATTCAAATCATTTCGCACTTTCCGCCGGGTCCCATAGACCCTTCACCCAGCCTCATTTTTCTTCGGTCCTCTCCCGTTGAATCCTTCATAGAGGTTCTCCTTCATGTAAGAAAACATTGGGAACAGAGTTTAGTCGTCGGTCTTTTCTGTGAGGGGGAAAATACTGCACGGGGTGTTTTCCAATGCCTCGAAAGTGGGCTGGATGACTTTATCTCTTATCCTTTCAAAGAAATAGATCTGGCTCCGCGTATATTGCGGCTTGTCCAGCGGAAGAATGAGACAAGTGCTTTTCCCAGGGCTGAAGTAGTAAAAAAAATGTCCCACCGGGAACACCTGATTGGGCAATCGAAACCCTTCCTTCGCGTGATTGAGAAAATTCCATCCCTTGCCTGGTCTGATGCAACAGTCATAATTTACGGGGAGACAGGAACCGGGAAAGAACTTATTGCCCGGGCAATCCACTACAATAGCCACAGACATGGAAAACCGTTTATTCCGGTTAATTGCGGTGCCCTGCCGGACCACCTTATTGAGAATGAGCTTTTCGGGCATGCAAAGGGCGCTTTTACCGATGCCTCTACCGCAGAGAAAGGGCTTGTAGCGGAAGCGGAAGGAGGCACTCTTTTCCTCGACGAGGTAGATGCCCTTAGCTATTCCGCACAGATTAAACTCCTTCGTTTCCTGCAGGACAAAGAGTATCGGCATCTTGGTTCTTCAAAGAGCAGGGTTGCAAATGTCCGGATCATTGCCGCAACCAACAGCGATCTCAGGTATCTTGTAGAAGCCAAACGCTTTCGGGAGGATCTTTATTATCGTCTGAATGTTCTTTCACTCACACTTCCCCCTCTCCGTGAACGGGTTAGCGATATTCCCCTCCTTGCTAACCACTTTTTTACCCGTTACGCAAGGCAGAATCGCCGGGGTTTACGGCATCTTTCGGAAGGTACAGTACAAAAGCTGATTCACTATCATTGGCCAGGGAATGTGCGTGAGCTGGAAGGGGTAATGCAGCGTGCCGCAGTTTTATGCACTTCTTCTATCCTCAAACCTGACGATATCGACCTTCTTCCGCATGACGAAAGAGAGTTATTGGAAGACTGTTCTTTACGAGAAGAGAAGAAGGGGGCTTTCAGTCCATTCATTACGGCATCTGATCTTCTGGTAACAGATCAGTCCTTACAAAAGGTCAAGATACAGGCCGTCAGTCAGTTCGAACGGTCATATCTAACAAATCTCCTTATTACCCACGAAGGGAACATTACACACGCCGCAAAAGCCGCAAGAAAGGACCGGCGGACTCTTCAAAGGCTTCTCCAAAAATACAACCTGGATGCACGTGCCTTCCGGACCAAATACGAGTAA
- a CDS encoding protein-disulfide reductase DsbD family protein: MPVTVTITIAPNHRVYKDQVKVESADPSRFAVTFTELPAGKVKYDSFLEKEVENYEGQVEVKSFVQVSKDVPAGPHNIKLKVHYQGCSEKICFIPKIEEFVLSVQVEAVDWKVPASRAEEKQSQPVSKVESVAKPGEKTEATGFQKTIESRGIFVSLILVFLAGVGLSFTPCVYPMIPITVAVIGGQAIGDQATTRKPLTAFFLSLIYVLGISIVYSAMGVAAASTGALFGTALQSPWVIGFVVTVFIGLALSMFGVYYLRVPSFISDRLGTKTGKGLMGVFVMGLVSGIVASPCIGPALASLLVYIASTGNKFLGFWLLFVFAWGLGVLLIILGTFSGAIKALPKSGMWMETVERIFGLLLIGAALYYLRFIISESAFVIILGLFLIVTAVFSGGFDRLTHESTTFQRAKRAFGIVAFIFGAYFLVGHLMIKGFILPPLSTTVPGQSVSAVEKIDWVMSEEEGLRQARESGRIAIIDFWAEWCAACKEFDKFTYADPEVIRESQRFVNIKIDSTKSDDPKVKQLWDKYGVVGLPTIVFISKDGTVLRDKTITGFVNAKEFIQVLRGLE; this comes from the coding sequence ATCCCTGTCACAGTAACTATCACCATTGCCCCTAACCACCGAGTTTATAAGGATCAGGTCAAGGTAGAAAGCGCAGATCCTTCACGATTCGCGGTGACTTTTACAGAGCTTCCTGCTGGAAAGGTTAAGTACGACTCATTCCTGGAGAAAGAGGTAGAAAATTACGAAGGGCAGGTGGAAGTAAAGTCGTTCGTTCAGGTATCAAAGGACGTTCCCGCTGGCCCTCATAACATAAAGCTCAAGGTACACTATCAAGGGTGTTCAGAGAAAATCTGCTTTATCCCCAAAATTGAGGAGTTTGTATTATCCGTCCAGGTGGAGGCTGTCGATTGGAAAGTACCTGCATCACGAGCAGAAGAAAAACAGTCTCAGCCTGTTTCAAAAGTTGAATCAGTAGCAAAACCCGGGGAAAAAACTGAAGCCACCGGTTTCCAAAAAACTATTGAAAGCCGTGGTATTTTTGTATCCCTGATCCTCGTCTTCCTGGCAGGAGTAGGTTTGAGTTTTACCCCGTGCGTGTATCCCATGATACCTATTACTGTGGCGGTAATCGGGGGACAGGCAATAGGGGATCAGGCTACAACAAGAAAACCGCTGACGGCCTTTTTCCTTTCGCTGATTTATGTCCTGGGTATATCTATTGTGTACTCAGCCATGGGAGTTGCAGCAGCTTCAACTGGTGCATTGTTTGGCACGGCCTTGCAAAGCCCATGGGTTATAGGTTTTGTGGTGACCGTTTTTATTGGCCTTGCCCTGAGTATGTTTGGGGTGTATTACCTGCGGGTTCCATCATTTATCTCTGATCGACTGGGAACAAAGACTGGAAAGGGGTTAATGGGGGTTTTTGTCATGGGGTTGGTATCGGGGATCGTGGCCTCTCCCTGTATTGGTCCTGCCCTGGCTAGTTTGCTGGTCTATATCGCCAGCACGGGAAACAAATTCCTGGGGTTCTGGTTGCTCTTTGTCTTTGCCTGGGGATTGGGAGTGCTACTGATTATATTAGGCACCTTTTCAGGAGCAATAAAGGCCCTTCCCAAATCCGGGATGTGGATGGAGACTGTGGAAAGGATATTTGGGCTCCTTTTAATCGGGGCTGCGCTGTATTATTTAAGGTTCATTATCTCAGAGAGTGCCTTTGTTATTATTCTGGGCCTGTTTTTGATTGTTACAGCCGTATTTTCAGGCGGGTTTGACCGGCTGACTCATGAGAGCACAACCTTTCAACGTGCGAAAAGGGCTTTTGGTATCGTAGCCTTTATCTTCGGGGCTTACTTTCTTGTGGGGCATCTCATGATCAAGGGGTTTATCTTGCCACCGCTTTCGACCACAGTTCCCGGTCAGTCAGTATCAGCGGTAGAAAAGATCGATTGGGTAATGAGCGAGGAGGAGGGACTGAGACAGGCCAGGGAAAGTGGTAGGATAGCGATCATCGATTTTTGGGCAGAGTGGTGCGCAGCGTGTAAGGAATTTGATAAGTTTACGTACGCCGACCCGGAGGTTATCCGTGAATCGCAAAGATTTGTAAATATCAAGATCGACAGCACCAAAAGCGATGACCCAAAGGTTAAGCAGCTTTGGGATAAGTATGGGGTTGTTGGCTTGCCCACGATCGTGTTTATCAGCAAGGACGGAACTGTGCTCAGGGATAAAACTATTACCGGTTTTGTTAATGCCAAAGAGTTTATTCAGGTTTTAAGAGGCTTGGAGTAA
- a CDS encoding efflux transporter outer membrane subunit, which translates to MTLNVNVKFVLPVVATVLSGCAVGPNYVRPDIKAPTSWKASEKDRATLWPQAEWWKNFSDSKLERLVNAVLKNNYDIKSAISRIDQARALAKIAGSGLFPSVNAKSGTNRDQRSTTIARGGRVRTSNLYTMQTTASYELDIWGKNRMTAKAAKARIESSIYDWQGIRLALTAEAATTYFQFLVLNDRLEIAHKITEAQRGIMDIIEKRYRTGMVSGLDLAQAKANLASVEATISAIEQQKKQILNAIAVLAGENPGDIEIKNGSLMLAVIPVSIPEGLPSGLLERRPDINEAEAELIAANADMRVAKAALFPSITLTAQGGYASQNLSSLINPASTLYSLGANIAATVFQGYRLSGEYERIKARYQELIYNYQKAMISAFSDVENALIAVKKLDEQEILSTEAVDHAQKAYNISGVQYKHGLVDYTTVLQTEAALLNNRNTQILTRLNRLIALTGLYKALGGGFEGKI; encoded by the coding sequence ATGACTCTCAACGTTAACGTGAAATTTGTTCTACCCGTCGTAGCAACCGTCCTTTCGGGATGCGCAGTCGGCCCGAACTATGTCCGGCCCGATATAAAAGCTCCAACTTCATGGAAAGCCTCAGAAAAAGACAGAGCGACATTATGGCCGCAGGCTGAATGGTGGAAAAACTTTTCCGATTCCAAGCTGGAAAGGCTTGTGAATGCCGTGCTGAAAAACAATTATGATATCAAGTCGGCAATAAGCAGGATAGATCAGGCAAGGGCACTGGCAAAGATCGCAGGGTCAGGCTTATTCCCTTCAGTTAATGCCAAATCGGGAACCAACCGGGATCAGAGGTCAACGACTATAGCACGGGGTGGCAGGGTGAGAACCTCCAATTTATATACCATGCAGACGACCGCAAGCTATGAGCTTGATATTTGGGGAAAAAACCGTATGACCGCTAAGGCAGCCAAAGCAAGGATAGAGAGTAGCATTTATGACTGGCAGGGTATTCGCCTCGCTCTAACTGCCGAGGCGGCTACAACCTATTTTCAGTTCCTTGTCCTCAATGACCGCCTTGAGATTGCGCACAAAATAACAGAGGCTCAAAGGGGGATCATGGATATTATAGAAAAGAGATACCGCACCGGCATGGTGTCGGGGCTCGACCTTGCACAGGCAAAAGCGAACCTTGCATCCGTAGAGGCAACGATCTCCGCTATAGAGCAGCAGAAGAAGCAGATATTAAACGCGATTGCTGTCCTTGCAGGCGAAAATCCCGGAGACATAGAAATCAAAAACGGCTCTCTTATGCTCGCGGTAATTCCCGTGTCAATTCCGGAAGGGCTGCCTTCCGGACTCCTTGAGCGAAGACCGGATATTAATGAGGCAGAGGCAGAACTCATTGCTGCCAACGCCGATATGCGAGTTGCTAAGGCGGCTTTATTTCCATCCATAACCCTCACTGCACAAGGTGGCTATGCAAGCCAGAATCTTTCAAGCCTGATAAATCCGGCAAGCACACTCTATTCTCTCGGAGCAAATATAGCGGCAACAGTATTTCAGGGCTACCGTCTGAGCGGGGAATATGAAAGGATAAAGGCCCGGTATCAAGAACTCATATATAACTATCAGAAGGCCATGATTTCTGCATTCAGTGATGTGGAAAATGCCCTCATTGCCGTAAAGAAACTTGACGAACAGGAAATACTTTCTACCGAGGCGGTCGACCATGCGCAAAAGGCATACAACATCTCGGGAGTTCAATACAAACACGGGCTTGTGGATTATACAACGGTTTTGCAAACCGAAGCGGCGCTCCTGAACAACCGCAATACTCAAATACTTACAAGGCTCAACAGGCTTATCGCATTAACAGGTCTTTATAAGGCCCTCGGAGGCGGTTTTGAAGGGAAAATATAA
- a CDS encoding MacB family efflux pump subunit: MPLIEMKDIKKVFRSGETDVQILKGISISIDSGEFVAIMGLSGSGKSTLMNLIGCLDRPTSGTYLLGGEDVSSLSPDRLAELRRYTFGFIFQRYNLISVLTAMENVEVPAIYAGIKRQERHERAGELLASLRLGERFNYRPSQLSGGQQQRVSVARALMNGGTVILADEPTGALDSKSGAEVMEILHSLHRKGHTIIMVTHDPALASHANRTIRIADGEIAGDETVRKPELLVAVPSEVKHNRHTAGAADITESVKMALHSLRISKFRTFLTMLGITIGVASVVAMLAIGNGAKQEVLSRIQAMGTNLLVVKPGAPGVRGAGGIITTLVPEDAWAIKDLQGVVTAVPEVVQPVTVRYGSKDYVTSVDATSEDFPSARNWTTSIGAFFQSEDLMRYAQVVVLGQTVADALFQIGEDPTGKYVLMGNVPFQVIGIMAVKGADPQGNDMDDMVWVPLTTGIIRLIGQRYLKSISVQVTDEAVMDDVQKAIEKLLIQRHKIEDFQIRSMAALLEIATQTQNTLTYLLGAIAAISLIVGGIGVMNIMLVSVTERTREIGIRMAVGARGLDVLLQFITEAVVVCLISGVIGIIAGIGGGIAVSKAMGWLVIFSAIPIVLAFGCTFATGIIFGYLPAKKAAGLDPVTALATE; the protein is encoded by the coding sequence ATGCCTCTTATTGAGATGAAGGACATTAAGAAGGTCTTCCGTTCCGGCGAGACTGATGTGCAGATTTTGAAAGGTATATCCATATCCATAGACAGCGGCGAGTTCGTGGCGATCATGGGGCTGTCCGGCTCAGGCAAAAGCACCCTCATGAACCTTATAGGCTGCCTTGACCGTCCCACATCCGGGACTTACCTCCTTGGAGGTGAAGATGTCTCCAGCCTTTCGCCTGACAGGCTCGCCGAACTCAGGAGATACACCTTCGGGTTCATCTTTCAGCGGTACAACCTGATTTCCGTTCTTACTGCCATGGAAAATGTGGAAGTGCCGGCGATTTATGCCGGAATAAAAAGGCAGGAGCGCCATGAAAGGGCTGGGGAGTTGCTTGCGTCTCTCAGATTGGGCGAGAGGTTTAATTACAGGCCTTCCCAACTCTCCGGCGGACAGCAACAACGCGTCAGCGTGGCGCGGGCACTCATGAACGGAGGGACGGTCATCCTGGCTGACGAGCCTACAGGCGCTCTGGACAGCAAAAGCGGTGCAGAGGTGATGGAGATATTGCACAGCCTGCACCGAAAAGGGCATACCATCATCATGGTTACCCACGACCCGGCATTAGCCAGCCATGCCAACCGCACCATACGCATAGCTGACGGCGAGATAGCCGGAGACGAAACGGTGAGAAAACCGGAATTATTAGTCGCGGTCCCCTCTGAAGTGAAGCATAACAGACATACCGCCGGAGCAGCCGACATAACCGAGTCCGTGAAAATGGCGCTCCACTCTCTGCGCATCAGCAAGTTCAGGACATTTCTCACCATGCTTGGCATAACCATCGGGGTTGCATCGGTAGTTGCGATGCTGGCTATCGGAAACGGGGCAAAACAGGAAGTCCTTTCAAGGATTCAGGCCATGGGAACGAACCTTCTGGTTGTAAAGCCTGGCGCACCCGGCGTGCGCGGCGCGGGAGGCATCATAACGACCCTTGTGCCTGAGGATGCCTGGGCCATAAAGGATCTTCAGGGTGTGGTGACGGCGGTTCCGGAAGTGGTCCAGCCGGTTACCGTCCGTTACGGTAGCAAAGACTATGTTACTTCCGTAGACGCAACCAGTGAAGACTTCCCGTCTGCACGGAACTGGACGACAAGTATCGGAGCATTCTTTCAAAGTGAAGATTTAATGCGATATGCACAGGTCGTGGTTTTAGGTCAGACCGTTGCCGATGCCCTTTTCCAGATCGGGGAGGATCCCACCGGCAAATATGTCCTCATGGGGAACGTCCCATTTCAGGTCATAGGTATAATGGCTGTGAAAGGGGCTGATCCACAGGGTAATGACATGGACGATATGGTCTGGGTACCTCTTACCACCGGAATCATCAGGCTTATCGGACAGAGATATCTTAAATCCATTTCTGTGCAGGTGACTGATGAGGCTGTGATGGATGATGTGCAAAAGGCAATCGAAAAACTCCTCATCCAGCGCCATAAGATAGAGGACTTTCAGATAAGGAGTATGGCTGCACTCCTGGAAATTGCGACACAGACACAGAACACCCTCACCTATCTTCTTGGAGCTATAGCAGCCATATCGCTTATTGTGGGAGGCATAGGGGTTATGAATATCATGCTCGTGTCCGTCACGGAACGGACAAGGGAGATCGGCATCCGCATGGCAGTGGGAGCAAGGGGACTCGATGTGCTATTACAGTTTATAACCGAGGCTGTGGTTGTATGTCTCATCAGTGGTGTTATAGGCATAATTGCCGGCATTGGAGGGGGGATTGCCGTATCAAAGGCGATGGGCTGGCTTGTCATATTCTCAGCAATTCCGATTGTTCTCGCTTTCGGCTGCACCTTTGCAACCGGCATAATCTTTGGCTATTTGCCGGCAAAAAAGGCAGCGGGACTTGATCCTGTAACGGCATTGGCTACGGAGTGA
- the chrA gene encoding chromate efflux transporter — MKGKRDLLTHLKELAGVFFKLGIIGFGGPAAHIAMMEHEVVSKKKWMSREHFLDLIGATNLIPGPNSTEMAMHCGYHRAGLPGMIVAGMGFIIPATLITGAIAWFYQRYGTIPDIKPFWYGIRPAVLAIIINAVYRFGKKALKNWQLGIIGAAVMVASLAGMSEVLILLAFGLLGMFWLFLVQNKSGMKESLFPLLLLSGKPGHLKTAITATALTTGHVAGNVSLVKLFLVFLKIGSVLFGSGYVLIAYLHDELIDRLGWLTQQQLVDAIAVGQFTPGPVSSAVTFVGYQIIGIKGAILATVGMFLPSFFFVAMLNPFIPKMRTSKWLSYFLDSVNIGAVAIMAVAVIQLARVSLINWQTWLIALVSVAVIFVLKRVHSLWVVIGSSMAGYLLTLI; from the coding sequence GTGAAGGGGAAGAGAGATCTATTAACACACTTGAAGGAACTAGCCGGCGTTTTTTTTAAACTCGGCATCATTGGATTCGGCGGGCCAGCTGCACATATCGCCATGATGGAGCATGAGGTCGTCAGTAAAAAGAAATGGATGTCCAGAGAACACTTTCTGGATCTCATAGGTGCAACCAACCTGATCCCTGGTCCTAATTCAACCGAGATGGCAATGCACTGTGGATACCACAGGGCAGGATTGCCGGGTATGATTGTTGCAGGCATGGGTTTCATCATCCCGGCGACACTAATAACAGGAGCTATCGCCTGGTTTTACCAGCGATATGGTACTATTCCTGATATCAAGCCATTCTGGTACGGCATAAGACCGGCTGTGCTTGCTATTATCATTAATGCGGTATACAGGTTTGGCAAGAAGGCCTTGAAAAACTGGCAGTTGGGTATAATCGGTGCAGCAGTGATGGTTGCCTCTCTTGCGGGTATGAGTGAGGTGCTCATCCTCCTTGCATTCGGACTCCTTGGAATGTTCTGGCTTTTCCTCGTTCAAAACAAGAGCGGTATGAAAGAATCTCTTTTTCCTTTGCTTCTCTTGTCAGGAAAACCAGGACATTTAAAGACGGCGATTACAGCAACAGCACTTACCACGGGACACGTTGCTGGCAACGTATCGCTTGTTAAACTCTTTTTGGTATTCCTGAAAATCGGATCTGTGCTTTTTGGCAGCGGTTATGTGTTAATTGCTTATCTTCACGATGAACTCATTGACCGGTTAGGGTGGCTTACCCAACAACAACTTGTCGATGCCATTGCTGTCGGGCAATTTACTCCCGGACCGGTTTCAAGTGCAGTTACCTTTGTCGGTTATCAGATTATCGGAATAAAAGGCGCCATACTTGCAACAGTTGGCATGTTTTTACCGTCTTTTTTCTTCGTAGCTATGTTGAATCCGTTCATTCCGAAGATGAGGACTTCAAAGTGGTTGTCATATTTTCTTGATTCAGTCAACATAGGGGCAGTAGCGATCATGGCGGTTGCGGTAATACAACTTGCCCGTGTCAGTCTTATTAACTGGCAGACCTGGTTAATTGCACTCGTGAGTGTTGCGGTTATATTCGTATTGAAAAGAGTGCATTCCTTATGGGTCGTGATTGGGAGTTCGATGGCAGGTTACCTATTGACCCTAATTTAA
- a CDS encoding transporter, with translation MKQRRIRNWFPGNYEEIVVFHGKHIILMCSLFLFVLFTSSFSILLLAEEFSGKKPDLTFSNFFSEGWKFGQWEEPEQEPDQSPRFRLLKIPATVFEREIRMNYSFTNNGDSGKLDEQKWEFEFEMPVSRRLLIEVEPAIVAVSPENDDDHSGLGDTSFITRVMLMETRNTTLLSLLDIKIPTGNEDLGLGSGMTTIRPGIGMWRDLGGHFALHSFLKLDIPAGGKSDEDPDTTIIYGSALTKTVTPKDTPFFGNLTFFVEFNGSSDMGSDDDTTVVSILPGARWNLGRDFWLMPGVEFPVIERDEFDTRIWFSVLKDF, from the coding sequence ATGAAACAGAGAAGAATAAGAAATTGGTTTCCTGGAAATTATGAAGAGATTGTAGTATTTCATGGTAAACACATTATTCTTATGTGTTCTCTATTCCTTTTTGTTCTTTTCACCAGTTCATTTTCTATTCTTCTCCTGGCGGAAGAATTTTCGGGGAAAAAACCAGATCTTACCTTTTCCAACTTCTTCTCTGAAGGTTGGAAATTTGGTCAATGGGAAGAGCCCGAACAGGAACCAGACCAGTCACCACGGTTCAGACTCCTCAAGATTCCAGCTACTGTCTTTGAGCGCGAAATACGTATGAATTACTCGTTTACCAATAACGGTGATAGCGGTAAACTTGACGAGCAAAAGTGGGAGTTTGAATTTGAGATGCCTGTCAGCCGAAGACTTTTAATAGAAGTTGAACCGGCAATTGTAGCGGTATCCCCGGAGAACGATGATGATCACAGTGGCTTGGGTGATACCTCATTCATAACCAGAGTAATGCTTATGGAGACACGCAATACTACACTATTATCTCTCCTGGATATAAAAATTCCTACAGGAAATGAAGATCTTGGATTAGGAAGTGGTATGACGACTATCCGCCCAGGTATCGGTATGTGGAGAGATCTCGGTGGACACTTTGCCCTCCACAGCTTTTTGAAGCTTGATATTCCAGCCGGGGGTAAATCCGATGAGGACCCGGATACTACAATTATCTATGGTTCTGCCTTGACCAAGACTGTTACACCAAAAGATACCCCATTCTTTGGGAATCTTACCTTTTTTGTTGAATTTAATGGGAGTTCAGATATGGGATCTGACGATGATACTACGGTAGTAAGCATTCTTCCTGGTGCCAGATGGAATCTCGGTCGCGACTTTTGGCTCATGCCGGGAGTAGAATTTCCTGTGATCGAAAGAGATGAATTCGATACCAGGATTTGGTTTAGTGTATTAAAGGATTTTTGA
- the macA gene encoding macrolide transporter subunit MacA, with protein sequence MRISSAAILIIICISLTSGVVSWFIMSKKSRIGNYLTAKVIRGNIENTVTAVGVLQPFYYVDVGAQVTGQLKTLKVKAGDSVKKGQLLAEIDPIIFQAKVLEASATLENLKAQLKVKEAQFLFARQQHARNSDLIKEDAVAAKDFETTEASLKTSQAEIEAINAQIKQSEATLKLAEANLGYTKITAPMSGVVVSVIAREGQTLNANQQTPVILRIADLNTMTVWAQVSEADVSRLKPGQEVYFTTLGQPDRRWVGTLRQILPTPEVINNVILYNAVFDVPNPDGDLKVQMTMQVFFVLEKAQNTLIIPAQALQLPKKKAQNMVWVLKPDGTVESRDVTVGVMNAVSVEILSGLQEGETVITGTVQLQRDGKKGGGLGGKKGGKL encoded by the coding sequence ATGAGAATCAGCTCTGCAGCGATACTAATTATTATTTGCATATCGCTGACATCCGGTGTCGTTTCTTGGTTCATTATGAGCAAAAAATCCAGGATCGGCAATTACCTGACGGCAAAAGTTATCCGCGGCAATATAGAAAATACGGTGACTGCCGTTGGGGTATTGCAGCCTTTTTATTATGTGGATGTGGGCGCTCAGGTTACAGGACAGCTCAAAACACTGAAAGTGAAGGCGGGCGACAGTGTCAAAAAGGGACAGTTGCTTGCCGAAATTGACCCGATAATCTTCCAGGCAAAGGTACTGGAGGCATCTGCTACCCTTGAGAATCTGAAGGCGCAGTTGAAAGTCAAGGAGGCGCAGTTCCTTTTCGCCAGGCAACAACATGCCAGAAACAGTGACCTCATCAAGGAGGATGCCGTTGCCGCAAAGGATTTCGAGACAACAGAGGCATCCCTGAAGACATCACAGGCCGAGATCGAGGCAATCAACGCTCAGATAAAGCAGTCAGAGGCCACTCTTAAGTTGGCGGAGGCAAACCTTGGTTATACGAAGATTACCGCTCCGATGTCAGGCGTGGTTGTCTCCGTTATTGCCCGGGAGGGACAGACGCTGAACGCAAACCAACAGACACCGGTTATTCTCCGAATTGCAGACTTGAATACCATGACGGTATGGGCACAGGTCTCTGAAGCAGATGTCTCAAGGTTGAAGCCAGGACAGGAGGTTTATTTTACCACCCTCGGACAACCTGACCGCAGGTGGGTGGGAACGCTCAGGCAGATACTCCCGACTCCTGAGGTTATTAACAATGTTATTCTATACAATGCTGTTTTTGATGTCCCTAATCCTGATGGAGATTTGAAGGTCCAGATGACGATGCAGGTCTTCTTTGTTCTTGAAAAGGCGCAGAATACGCTGATTATCCCTGCACAGGCCCTTCAATTACCTAAAAAGAAAGCACAAAACATGGTATGGGTGTTAAAACCGGACGGAACAGTGGAAAGCAGGGATGTTACCGTAGGGGTTATGAATGCAGTGTCCGTGGAGATACTCTCAGGTCTTCAGGAAGGGGAGACCGTTATTACGGGCACGGTACAACTTCAAAGGGATGGTAAAAAAGGCGGCGGTCTTGGCGGGAAGAAGGGAGGGAAGCTCTGA
- a CDS encoding PadR family transcriptional regulator, protein MDPVVRNFFLGFIKTHILHHASKGPIYGLWFIEELKKHGYDISPGTLYPILHSMEKDKFLRSYQEVVNGKVRKYYKTTAKGKKTLNEAKDKIQELINEIMEV, encoded by the coding sequence ATGGATCCAGTTGTCCGAAACTTTTTTCTTGGGTTTATTAAAACTCACATCCTGCATCATGCATCTAAAGGGCCCATTTATGGCCTCTGGTTTATCGAAGAACTAAAGAAACATGGATATGATATTAGCCCAGGAACACTTTATCCGATCCTTCATTCAATGGAAAAGGACAAATTTCTTCGATCGTATCAGGAGGTTGTAAACGGAAAAGTACGGAAGTATTATAAAACGACAGCAAAAGGCAAAAAAACCTTGAACGAGGCAAAAGATAAGATTCAGGAATTAATAAATGAAATAATGGAGGTCTAA
- a CDS encoding response regulator has protein sequence MKTILIVENDKNQLLLYEYELSLEGYNIITAKDGYEALKKVKEHFSDLIVMDIILPGMDGVELMGRILSERKNIPIIINTAYGGYKDNFMTWSADTYIIKSSDLSELKNMVKELLGKTECRTP, from the coding sequence ATGAAAACCATTCTTATAGTGGAAAATGATAAAAATCAACTTTTGCTTTACGAGTATGAACTGTCACTGGAAGGGTACAATATTATCACGGCAAAGGATGGTTATGAGGCTTTGAAGAAGGTAAAGGAGCACTTTTCAGACCTGATTGTAATGGATATTATTTTACCCGGGATGGACGGTGTTGAACTGATGGGTAGAATCTTGAGCGAACGTAAAAATATCCCGATTATTATTAACACCGCTTATGGAGGTTATAAGGATAATTTTATGACATGGTCGGCTGATACATATATTATTAAATCTTCTGATCTGAGTGAATTGAAAAACATGGTAAAGGAATTACTAGGGAAAACCGAATGCAGAACACCCTGA